One genomic region from Streptomyces sp. NBC_00457 encodes:
- a CDS encoding alpha-ketoacid dehydrogenase subunit beta, with amino-acid sequence MAAEKMALAKAINESLRRALESDPKVLIMGEDVGKLGGVFRVTDGLQKDFGESRVIDTPLAESGIVGTAIGLALRGYRPVVEIQFDGFVFPAYDQIVTQLAKMHARALGKVKLPVVIRIPYGGGIGAVEHHSESPEALFAHVAGLKIVSPSNASDAFWMMQQAIQSDDPVIFFEPKRRYWDKGEVNTEAIPGPLHKARVVREGTDLTLAAYGPMVKLCQEVADAAAEEGKNLEILDLRSVSPLDFDSIQTSVEKTRRLVVVHEAPVFFGSGAEIAARITERCFYHLEAPVLRVGGYHAPYPPARLEEEYLPGLDRVLDAVDRALAY; translated from the coding sequence ATGGCAGCGGAAAAGATGGCTTTGGCCAAGGCGATCAACGAGTCGCTGCGGCGCGCTCTGGAGTCCGACCCCAAGGTCCTGATCATGGGCGAGGACGTCGGCAAGCTCGGCGGAGTCTTCCGGGTGACGGACGGCCTGCAGAAGGACTTCGGCGAGAGCCGGGTCATCGACACCCCGCTCGCCGAGTCCGGCATCGTCGGCACGGCGATCGGCCTGGCCCTGCGCGGCTACCGTCCGGTCGTGGAGATCCAGTTCGACGGCTTCGTCTTCCCGGCGTACGACCAGATCGTCACCCAGCTCGCCAAGATGCACGCGCGCGCGTTGGGCAAGGTCAAGCTCCCGGTCGTCATCCGCATCCCGTACGGCGGCGGGATCGGCGCGGTGGAACACCACTCGGAGTCCCCGGAGGCCCTGTTCGCGCACGTGGCGGGCCTCAAGATCGTCAGCCCGTCGAACGCCTCGGACGCGTTCTGGATGATGCAGCAGGCCATCCAGAGCGACGACCCGGTGATCTTCTTCGAGCCCAAGCGGCGGTACTGGGACAAGGGCGAGGTCAACACAGAAGCGATCCCCGGCCCGCTGCACAAGGCGCGCGTGGTGCGCGAGGGCACGGACCTGACGCTTGCCGCCTACGGCCCGATGGTGAAGCTCTGCCAGGAGGTCGCCGACGCGGCCGCCGAGGAGGGCAAGAACCTCGAGATCCTCGACCTGCGCTCGGTGTCTCCGCTCGACTTCGACTCCATCCAGACGTCGGTCGAGAAGACCCGCCGCCTGGTCGTCGTCCACGAGGCACCGGTGTTCTTCGGCTCGGGCGCCGAGATCGCCGCCCGGATCACGGAGCGCTGCTTCTACCACCTGGAAGCCCCGGTGCTCAGGGTCGGCGGCTACCACGCCCCGTATCCGCCGGCCCGCCTGGAGGAGGAGTACCTGCCGGGCCTGGACCGGGTGCTCGACGCCGTCGACCGCGCCCTGGCGTACTGA
- a CDS encoding dihydrolipoamide acetyltransferase family protein, which translates to MTTMTEASVREFKMPDVGEGLTEAEILKWYVRPGDTVTDGQVVCEVETAKAAVELPIPYDGVVRELHFPEGTTVDVGTSIIAVDVAGGAAPSQVAPVAPPPAEEPKPQSTGSGRTPVLVGYGVATSSTKRRPRKGPEVPVQAASAAIQTELNGHGAAAPQPAAPAAPSSAAPQDRPLAKPPVRKLAKDLGVDLATVTPSGPDGIITREDVHAAVAQPKAPEEAPSPAPVIAPPPTPTYDTSRETRIPVKGVRKATAAAMVASAFTAPHVTEFVTVDVTRTIKLVEELKQDKEMEGLRVNPLLLIAKALLVAIKRHPEVNASWDEAAQEIVQKHYVNLGIAAATPRGLIVPNVKDAQDKTLPQLAEALGELVSTAREGKTSPAAMQGGTVTITNVGVFGVDTGTPILNPGESAILAVGAIKLQPWVHKGKVKPRQVTTLALSFDHRLVDGELGSKVLADVAAILEQPKRLITWA; encoded by the coding sequence GTGACGACGATGACTGAAGCGTCCGTACGCGAGTTCAAGATGCCCGACGTGGGCGAGGGGCTCACCGAGGCCGAGATCCTCAAGTGGTACGTGCGGCCCGGCGACACGGTGACGGACGGCCAGGTGGTCTGCGAGGTCGAGACGGCCAAGGCCGCGGTCGAGCTTCCCATCCCCTACGACGGCGTGGTCCGCGAACTCCACTTCCCCGAGGGCACCACGGTGGACGTGGGCACGTCGATCATCGCGGTGGACGTGGCGGGCGGGGCAGCACCGTCTCAGGTGGCGCCGGTCGCGCCACCACCCGCGGAAGAACCCAAGCCGCAGAGCACGGGCTCGGGCCGCACGCCGGTGCTGGTGGGCTACGGAGTCGCCACGTCCTCGACCAAGCGCCGCCCCCGCAAGGGGCCGGAGGTCCCGGTCCAGGCGGCGTCGGCGGCGATCCAGACAGAGCTGAACGGACACGGGGCAGCCGCGCCGCAGCCTGCGGCTCCGGCGGCGCCTTCCTCCGCGGCTCCTCAGGACCGTCCACTGGCGAAGCCGCCGGTGCGCAAGCTGGCCAAGGACCTGGGCGTGGACCTGGCCACGGTCACCCCCTCCGGCCCGGACGGCATCATCACGCGCGAGGACGTCCACGCGGCGGTGGCCCAGCCGAAGGCTCCGGAGGAGGCGCCCTCGCCCGCTCCGGTGATCGCCCCGCCCCCCACGCCGACATACGACACGTCCCGCGAGACCCGTATCCCCGTCAAGGGCGTCCGCAAGGCGACGGCGGCGGCGATGGTCGCCTCGGCGTTCACGGCGCCGCATGTCACGGAGTTCGTCACGGTCGACGTGACCCGCACGATCAAGCTCGTCGAGGAGCTCAAGCAGGACAAGGAGATGGAGGGCCTGCGGGTCAACCCGCTCCTCCTGATCGCCAAGGCCCTGCTGGTCGCGATCAAGCGTCACCCCGAAGTGAACGCGTCCTGGGACGAGGCGGCCCAGGAGATCGTCCAGAAGCACTACGTCAACCTGGGCATCGCCGCGGCCACCCCCCGCGGCCTGATCGTCCCGAACGTCAAGGACGCGCAGGACAAGACGCTTCCCCAACTGGCCGAGGCGCTGGGCGAGTTGGTATCGACGGCGAGGGAAGGCAAGACCTCCCCCGCCGCCATGCAGGGCGGCACGGTGACCATCACCAACGTCGGCGTCTTCGGCGTCGACACCGGCACGCCGATCCTCAACCCCGGAGAGTCCGCGATCCTCGCCGTCGGCGCGATCAAACTCCAGCCGTGGGTCCACAAGGGCAAGGTCAAGCCCCGCCAGGTGACGACACTGGCGCTCTCCTTCGACCACCGGCTGGTGGACGGGGAGTTGGGCTCGAAGGTGCTGGCGGATGTGGCGGCGATTCTGGAGCAGCCGAAGAGGTTGATCACCTGGGCGTGA
- a CDS encoding SpoIIE family protein phosphatase, whose translation MAGLLGRMRRALSIRTVARQVFILQAAIVVLLVVAAVIAVVLQVRGDSEREARNRSLAVAETFANAPGVVAALESPDPSAVLQPRAEAARKASDVDFIVVMTPQGIRYTHPNPAQIGKHYIGHIAPAAAGGVVRETFTGTLGPSVRAVVPVEDADGKVIGLVAAGVTLASVGGVVDHQLPVLFASAGVALAVATGGTALVSRRLRHQTRGLGPTEMTRMYEHHDAVLHSVREGVLIMDGDGRLALANDEARRLLGLGPYAEGRLIQDLGIDRDLARLLASGRDATDEVQLSRGRLLAVSRRSTAWDGGPPGSVATLRDTTELQALTGRAEVAQQRLRLLYDAGLEIGTSLDVTRTSQELADFAVPRFADYVTVDVADPVLRGGEPKAGITDMRRVAFQGVKEGSPLYAPGKLIHFAATTPQAAGFLAGEPVLEEDLTTLSGWQVQEPERARNIVAFGIHSMLAVPLRARGVIMGVATFWRGDQQEPFERDDISLAEELVARAAVSIDNARRYTREHDMAVTLQRSLLPRALPDQSALDVAYRYLPAQAAQGGVGGDWFDVIPLPGARVALVVGDVVGHGLHAAATMGRLRTAVHNFSTLDLPPDELLWHMDELVARIDQDEEGDEGGGEDENAPVTGATCLYAVYDPASGVCTLSRAGHLEPVLVRPDGEAEFVTVPGGPPLGLGGGLPFEVTMVQLPEGSGLVLYTDGLVEDQRRDIDEGLELLRRALTGPGRTPEETCDATLDALRPDRQRDDIALVVARTHRLAADRTASWDVPPDPAAVGRVRAAATRTLQSWGLSDEAFTTELILSELVTNALRHATAPIHVRLIRDRTLICEVSDASSTAPHLRRAATTDEGGRGLFLVAQVAERWGTRYSGGGKVIWTEQPLEH comes from the coding sequence ATGGCCGGACTCCTCGGTCGCATGCGCCGGGCGCTAAGCATCCGTACCGTCGCCCGGCAGGTCTTCATCCTGCAGGCGGCGATCGTCGTGCTGCTCGTGGTCGCCGCCGTGATCGCCGTGGTGCTGCAGGTGCGCGGCGACAGCGAGCGCGAGGCCCGCAACCGTTCCCTCGCCGTGGCCGAGACGTTCGCGAACGCGCCGGGCGTCGTGGCGGCCCTGGAGTCGCCGGACCCGTCCGCGGTGCTCCAGCCGCGCGCGGAGGCGGCGCGCAAGGCGTCCGACGTGGACTTCATCGTGGTGATGACCCCGCAGGGCATCCGCTACACCCACCCCAACCCCGCCCAGATCGGCAAGCACTACATCGGCCACATCGCCCCGGCCGCGGCGGGCGGAGTCGTACGGGAGACCTTCACCGGCACGCTGGGCCCCTCCGTGCGTGCCGTCGTGCCCGTGGAGGACGCGGACGGCAAGGTCATCGGCCTGGTCGCCGCCGGCGTGACGCTGGCCAGCGTGGGCGGGGTGGTCGATCACCAGCTGCCCGTGCTGTTCGCCTCGGCCGGGGTCGCCCTCGCCGTCGCCACCGGCGGGACCGCCCTGGTCAGCAGGCGGCTGCGGCACCAGACGCGCGGGCTGGGGCCCACCGAGATGACCCGGATGTACGAGCATCACGACGCGGTCCTGCACTCCGTACGGGAAGGCGTGCTGATCATGGACGGGGACGGGCGGCTGGCGCTGGCCAACGACGAGGCGCGGCGGCTGCTCGGGCTGGGTCCGTACGCGGAGGGCCGGCTCATCCAGGACCTGGGCATCGACCGCGACCTGGCCCGGCTGCTGGCGTCCGGCCGGGACGCCACCGACGAGGTGCAGCTGTCGCGGGGCCGGCTGCTGGCGGTCAGCCGGCGGTCCACCGCGTGGGACGGCGGGCCGCCCGGCAGCGTCGCCACCCTGCGCGACACCACCGAGCTGCAGGCCCTCACCGGCCGGGCGGAGGTGGCTCAGCAGCGGCTGCGGCTGCTGTACGACGCCGGGCTGGAGATCGGCACCAGCCTCGACGTGACCCGCACCTCGCAGGAGCTGGCGGACTTCGCGGTCCCCCGGTTCGCCGACTACGTCACCGTCGACGTGGCAGATCCCGTGCTGCGGGGCGGGGAGCCGAAGGCGGGCATCACCGACATGCGCCGCGTCGCGTTCCAGGGCGTGAAGGAGGGCAGCCCGCTCTACGCGCCCGGCAAGCTGATCCACTTCGCGGCGACCACCCCGCAGGCCGCCGGGTTCCTCGCCGGTGAGCCGGTGCTCGAGGAGGATCTGACCACGCTCTCCGGCTGGCAGGTGCAGGAGCCCGAACGGGCCCGGAACATCGTCGCGTTCGGCATCCACTCGATGCTTGCGGTACCGCTGCGCGCCCGCGGCGTCATCATGGGCGTGGCCACCTTCTGGCGTGGCGACCAGCAGGAACCCTTCGAGCGGGACGACATCTCCCTCGCCGAGGAACTCGTCGCCCGCGCCGCCGTCAGCATCGACAACGCCCGCCGCTACACCCGCGAGCACGACATGGCCGTCACCCTGCAGCGCAGCCTGCTGCCGCGGGCCCTGCCCGACCAGAGCGCCCTGGACGTGGCCTACCGCTATCTGCCCGCGCAGGCCGCGCAGGGCGGCGTCGGCGGCGACTGGTTCGACGTCATCCCACTGCCGGGCGCGCGGGTGGCGCTGGTCGTGGGCGACGTGGTGGGGCACGGCCTGCATGCGGCGGCCACGATGGGCCGGCTGCGGACCGCCGTCCACAACTTCTCGACCCTGGACCTCCCGCCCGACGAACTCCTGTGGCACATGGACGAGTTGGTGGCACGCATCGACCAGGACGAGGAAGGGGACGAGGGCGGCGGCGAGGACGAGAACGCGCCGGTCACCGGGGCGACCTGCCTGTACGCCGTCTACGACCCCGCGTCCGGCGTCTGCACCCTCTCCCGCGCGGGCCATCTCGAACCGGTGCTCGTCCGTCCGGACGGCGAGGCGGAGTTCGTCACCGTCCCCGGCGGCCCTCCGCTGGGTCTGGGCGGCGGGCTCCCCTTCGAGGTGACGATGGTGCAACTGCCGGAAGGCAGCGGCCTCGTGCTCTACACCGACGGCCTGGTGGAGGACCAGCGCCGTGACATCGACGAGGGCCTGGAACTGCTCCGCCGCGCCCTCACCGGCCCCGGCCGCACCCCGGAGGAGACCTGCGACGCCACCCTCGACGCCCTGCGGCCCGACCGGCAGCGCGACGACATCGCCCTGGTCGTCGCCCGCACCCACAGACTCGCCGCCGACCGCACCGCGTCCTGGGACGTACCGCCCGACCCCGCAGCGGTCGGCCGCGTCCGGGCGGCGGCCACCCGGACCCTCCAGTCCTGGGGCCTGTCCGACGAGGCCTTCACCACCGAACTGATCCTCAGCGAACTCGTCACCAACGCCCTCCGCCACGCCACCGCCCCCATCCACGTCCGCCTCATCCGCGACCGCACCCTGATCTGCGAGGTCTCCGACGCCAGCAGCACGGCCCCGCACCTGCGACGCGCGGCCACGACGGACGAGGGCGGACGGGGGCTGTTCCTGGTGGCCCAGGTCGCGGAGCGGTGGGGGACGCGGTATTCGGGGGGCGGGAAGGTGATCTGGACGGAGCAGCCGCTGGAGCATTGA
- a CDS encoding maleylpyruvate isomerase family mycothiol-dependent enzyme translates to MSLHPTLQPYADAWTHSIEAISELVQPLVEGEWNRRTPCPGWSVRDVVSHVIGLDCEMLGDPRPIHTLPRDLFHVTNDHQRYMEMQVDVRRHHTGPEMTSELELVTIRRNRQLRNESRDPGTKVRGPLGSEITLEESMRHHAFDVWAHEQDLRVALGRPGNLDSPGAHVARDVLLDALPDIVANKANAPRSSAVVFDVHGPIEFLRTIRVDIQGRGTLETAPALGPAATLTLDWETYIRLAFGRVTPESVADRIKAEGDVDLTAAILRNFTVTP, encoded by the coding sequence GTGAGTCTGCATCCCACTCTCCAGCCCTACGCCGACGCCTGGACCCACTCCATCGAAGCGATATCCGAGCTGGTGCAGCCCCTTGTGGAGGGCGAGTGGAACCGGCGGACACCGTGCCCCGGCTGGTCGGTCCGTGACGTCGTCTCCCATGTCATCGGCCTGGACTGCGAGATGCTCGGCGACCCGCGCCCCATCCACACGCTCCCGCGCGACCTCTTCCATGTCACGAACGACCACCAGCGCTACATGGAGATGCAGGTCGACGTACGCCGCCACCACACGGGGCCCGAGATGACCTCCGAGCTGGAGCTGGTCACCATCCGGCGCAACCGCCAGCTGCGGAACGAGTCCCGCGATCCGGGGACGAAGGTGCGCGGTCCGCTCGGCAGCGAGATCACGCTCGAAGAGTCCATGCGCCATCACGCGTTCGACGTCTGGGCCCACGAACAGGATCTCCGTGTCGCCCTCGGCCGCCCCGGAAACCTCGACTCGCCCGGCGCGCATGTGGCCCGTGACGTCCTTCTCGACGCCCTCCCCGACATCGTCGCGAACAAGGCGAACGCGCCTCGCAGCTCGGCGGTCGTCTTCGACGTCCACGGCCCCATCGAGTTCCTGCGCACCATCCGCGTCGACATCCAGGGCCGCGGCACCCTCGAAACGGCGCCTGCCCTCGGCCCCGCCGCCACCCTCACCCTCGACTGGGAGACCTACATCCGTCTGGCCTTCGGGCGCGTGACGCCGGAGTCGGTCGCCGACCGGATCAAGGCCGAGGGCGATGTGGATCTGACGGCGGCGATTCTGCGGAACTTCACGGTGACGCCGTAG
- a CDS encoding GntR family transcriptional regulator, with protein MPSAPPAPVKQPPAADRVYAHVKQGVLERRYEGGILLTEGELAEAVGVSRTPVREALLRLEVEGLIKLYPKKGALVLPVSAQEIADVVETRLLVEEHAARKAVPASPRLITRLEELLAEQKAHAAAGDLAAAAVTDRCFHAEIVRSGGNAILSRLYDQLRDRQLRMGVAVMHSHPDRIAKTLAEHEEILQALRSGDAQAAVDVVHRHVGWFSHLARGEVR; from the coding sequence ATGCCCTCAGCCCCGCCCGCACCCGTCAAGCAACCGCCTGCCGCCGACCGCGTCTACGCCCACGTCAAGCAGGGCGTCCTGGAACGGCGTTACGAGGGCGGCATCCTCCTCACCGAGGGCGAACTCGCCGAGGCTGTAGGGGTTTCCCGCACTCCGGTGCGCGAGGCGCTGCTCCGCCTGGAGGTCGAGGGGCTGATCAAGCTCTATCCGAAGAAGGGCGCGCTGGTCCTGCCCGTCTCCGCGCAGGAGATCGCGGACGTGGTGGAGACCCGGCTGCTGGTCGAGGAGCACGCCGCGCGGAAGGCCGTACCCGCCAGTCCGCGGTTGATCACCCGGCTGGAGGAACTGCTCGCCGAGCAGAAGGCGCACGCCGCCGCCGGCGACCTCGCCGCGGCGGCCGTCACCGACCGCTGCTTCCACGCCGAGATCGTCCGCAGCGGCGGCAACGCGATCCTCTCCCGGCTCTACGACCAACTCCGCGACCGGCAACTGCGCATGGGCGTCGCCGTGATGCACTCCCACCCCGACCGGATCGCCAAGACCCTCGCCGAGCACGAGGAGATCCTTCAGGCGCTGCGCTCCGGGGACGCGCAGGCGGCCGTCGATGTCGTCCACCGGCACGTCGGCTGGTTCTCGCACCTCGCGCGGGGTGAGGTCCGATGA
- a CDS encoding MFS transporter has translation MSAVALPGDPPGGRKAIAVWGIGVSVYFVAVIFRTSLGVAGLDAVERFDVGASALSTFSILQLLVYAGMQIPVGLLVDRLGTKKVLTIGVVLFTAGQLGFAFSPSYGMALASRALLGCGDAMTFISVLRLGSRWFPARRGPMVAQLAGLAGMAGNLVSTLVLARLLHGVGWTTAFAGSAFAGVVVLVLLLLFLKDHPEGHEPEPFPHQGAAYVRRQIAASWREPGTRLGLWVHFTTQFPAMVFLLLWGLPFLVEAQGLSRATAGELLTLVVLSNMLVGLVYGQVVARHHAARLPLALGTVGATALMWAAVLAYPGEHAPMWLLVMLCAVLGACGPASMLGFDFARPANPPERQGTASGITNMGGFVASMTTLFAVGVLLDATGDDYTVAFSSVFVLQALGVSQILRLRKRAARRERERLVASRVATVHVPA, from the coding sequence ATGAGCGCCGTCGCCCTCCCCGGCGACCCGCCCGGCGGCCGCAAGGCCATCGCCGTCTGGGGCATCGGCGTCTCCGTCTACTTCGTCGCCGTGATCTTCCGTACGTCGCTGGGGGTCGCCGGCCTCGACGCGGTCGAGCGGTTCGACGTGGGCGCCTCCGCACTGTCCACCTTCTCGATCCTCCAGCTGCTCGTGTACGCGGGCATGCAGATACCCGTGGGCCTGCTGGTCGACCGGCTCGGCACGAAGAAGGTGCTGACGATCGGCGTGGTTCTGTTCACGGCGGGGCAACTCGGGTTCGCGTTCTCACCGTCGTACGGCATGGCCCTCGCCTCCCGTGCGCTGCTCGGCTGCGGTGACGCGATGACGTTCATCAGCGTGCTGCGGCTCGGCAGCCGCTGGTTCCCGGCCCGGCGCGGGCCGATGGTGGCGCAGCTCGCCGGGCTGGCCGGCATGGCGGGCAACCTCGTCTCGACGCTGGTGCTCGCGCGGCTGCTGCACGGCGTGGGCTGGACCACGGCCTTCGCGGGGAGCGCGTTCGCGGGCGTGGTGGTGCTGGTGCTGCTCCTGCTGTTCCTGAAGGACCACCCCGAGGGGCACGAGCCCGAGCCCTTCCCGCATCAGGGCGCGGCCTACGTCCGCCGGCAGATCGCCGCCTCGTGGCGGGAGCCGGGGACACGGCTGGGGCTGTGGGTGCACTTCACCACCCAGTTCCCGGCGATGGTCTTCCTGCTGCTGTGGGGGCTGCCGTTCCTGGTCGAGGCGCAGGGGCTGTCGCGGGCGACCGCCGGGGAACTGCTGACGCTCGTCGTGCTGTCGAACATGCTGGTGGGTCTGGTGTACGGCCAGGTCGTCGCCCGGCATCACGCGGCGCGGCTTCCGCTCGCGCTGGGGACCGTCGGGGCGACGGCGCTGATGTGGGCGGCCGTGCTGGCGTATCCCGGGGAGCACGCGCCGATGTGGCTGCTGGTGATGCTGTGCGCGGTACTCGGAGCGTGCGGTCCCGCCTCGATGCTCGGGTTCGACTTCGCCCGGCCGGCGAATCCGCCCGAGCGGCAGGGCACGGCGTCCGGGATCACCAACATGGGCGGCTTCGTCGCCTCGATGACCACGCTGTTCGCGGTCGGGGTGCTGCTGGATGCGACCGGGGACGACTACACGGTGGCGTTCTCGTCGGTGTTCGTGCTCCAGGCGCTGGGCGTGAGCCAGATTCTGCGGTTGCGGAAGCGGGCGGCTCGGCGGGAGCGGGAGCGGCTGGTGGCGAGCCGGGTGGCGACGGTGCATGTGCCGGCGTGA
- a CDS encoding carbon-nitrogen family hydrolase: MRASLLQIAVNEGESIESRRRRIASLVREQAGADLVVLPELWTTGAFAYEEFGTEAEPLEGPTYEVMAKAASDAGVWLHAGSIPERDPDGPLYNTSLVFSPSGDLAAAYRKIHRFGFDKGEAVLMGAGEELVTVRLPETTIGVGTCYDLRFPELFRSLVDAGAETFVVPAGWPERRRAHWTLLAQARAVENQAFVLACGTAGTHAGVPQAGHSIVVDPWGEVLAEAGAGEEVLAVEFDPGKVGVTREQFPALKDRVLGLEPPRR, encoded by the coding sequence GTGCGCGCCTCATTGCTCCAGATCGCGGTGAACGAGGGCGAATCGATCGAATCGCGCCGACGGCGCATCGCTTCTCTGGTACGGGAGCAGGCGGGCGCGGATCTCGTCGTACTGCCGGAGCTGTGGACGACGGGGGCCTTCGCGTACGAGGAGTTCGGCACCGAGGCCGAGCCGCTCGAAGGGCCGACGTACGAGGTGATGGCGAAGGCCGCGAGCGACGCCGGCGTGTGGCTGCACGCGGGCTCGATTCCGGAACGGGACCCTGACGGGCCGCTCTACAACACGTCTCTCGTCTTCTCTCCCTCCGGTGACCTCGCCGCCGCCTACCGCAAGATCCACCGCTTCGGTTTCGACAAGGGCGAGGCGGTGCTGATGGGCGCGGGCGAGGAACTGGTGACGGTTCGCCTGCCGGAGACGACCATCGGCGTGGGCACCTGCTACGACCTCCGTTTCCCCGAACTCTTCCGCTCTCTCGTCGACGCCGGTGCCGAGACCTTCGTCGTCCCGGCGGGCTGGCCGGAGCGGCGCCGGGCGCACTGGACGCTGCTGGCTCAGGCGCGGGCGGTGGAGAACCAGGCGTTCGTGCTCGCCTGTGGAACGGCCGGGACCCATGCCGGGGTTCCACAGGCCGGTCACTCGATCGTGGTCGATCCGTGGGGGGAGGTCCTCGCGGAGGCGGGTGCCGGGGAGGAGGTCCTCGCGGTGGAGTTCGATCCCGGGAAGGTGGGCGTGACCCGCGAACAGTTCCCGGCATTGAAGGATCGCGTACTGGGGCTGGAGCCGCCGCGTAGGTGA
- a CDS encoding D-alanyl-D-alanine carboxypeptidase family protein, whose protein sequence is MITATKGIRVRRAAAVVVTTGAMLATGALTAAPAQAVTAPTITAKGGFLMNGATGATLFSKSPDTKRLTASTTKIMTAKVVLSQSNLDLNAKVTIKKAYSDYIVANGASSARLIVGDKVTVRQLLFGMMLPSGCDAAMALADKFGSGSTVSARTKNFIGKMNTMARTLGMANTHFDSFDGISRGSNYSTPKDLTKLARSAMKTSMFRGVVKSKSYTAKTITKTGSTRTMAAWKNTNTLLGWNGTLGIKTGSGTEAKYCLVFSATKNGETVVGAVLTASSEANRTTDVKKLINYGYARIS, encoded by the coding sequence TTGATAACTGCCACCAAGGGCATCCGTGTCCGCAGAGCCGCCGCCGTCGTCGTCACGACAGGTGCGATGCTGGCCACCGGAGCCCTCACCGCGGCACCGGCGCAGGCCGTGACGGCGCCCACCATCACCGCCAAGGGCGGATTCCTGATGAACGGTGCCACCGGCGCGACGCTCTTCTCCAAGTCGCCTGACACCAAGCGGCTCACCGCCTCGACCACGAAGATCATGACCGCGAAGGTCGTGCTCTCGCAGTCGAATCTGGACCTGAACGCCAAGGTCACGATCAAGAAGGCGTACAGCGACTACATCGTCGCCAACGGCGCCTCGTCGGCCCGGTTGATCGTCGGTGACAAGGTCACGGTCCGTCAGCTGCTGTTCGGGATGATGCTGCCGTCCGGCTGCGACGCCGCGATGGCGCTCGCCGACAAGTTCGGTTCCGGCTCGACGGTCTCGGCCCGCACCAAGAACTTCATCGGCAAGATGAACACCATGGCCAGGACCCTGGGCATGGCGAACACGCACTTCGACTCGTTCGACGGCATAAGCCGCGGCTCGAACTACTCGACGCCGAAGGACCTGACGAAGCTCGCCCGCAGTGCGATGAAGACGTCCATGTTCCGGGGCGTCGTGAAGTCCAAGTCGTACACGGCGAAGACCATCACCAAGACCGGCTCCACCCGCACGATGGCAGCCTGGAAGAACACGAACACCCTGCTCGGCTGGAACGGCACGCTCGGCATCAAGACCGGCTCCGGCACCGAGGCCAAGTACTGCCTCGTCTTCAGCGCGACGAAGAACGGCGAGACGGTCGTCGGCGCCGTCCTCACCGCCTCCTCGGAGGCCAACCGCACGACGGACGTGAAGAAGCTCATCAACTACGGCTACGCACGCATCAGCTGA
- a CDS encoding BRO-N domain-containing protein: protein MIEPSKHEPDPVPRHEAINISDFVYAATGARVRRLTMPDGAHWFPAVDVCKELGLTNPKKALADHVPAEHRENLETVSGAYGLSIPAGREWRRDLNLIDSRGLALLIINCTKPASAPFKQWVAEVIETVQREGSYSLDETEVQCAGPGAQIAYAMPEQVAGAITRLAAHSLQVDEGIAVAQRESLAVQREMLEVQRATLTAQQAIAQVMERIADRLDGLTLDRPVPTASLSAQPTIEAVLADWRQRLFGTLDV from the coding sequence ATGATCGAACCCAGCAAGCACGAACCCGACCCAGTGCCACGGCACGAAGCGATCAACATCAGCGACTTCGTGTACGCGGCCACGGGAGCCCGGGTACGCCGACTGACCATGCCGGACGGGGCGCATTGGTTTCCGGCGGTGGATGTGTGCAAGGAGTTGGGGCTCACCAACCCAAAGAAGGCACTCGCCGACCATGTTCCCGCGGAGCACCGAGAAAACCTCGAGACCGTCAGTGGAGCTTACGGTCTGAGCATTCCCGCAGGTAGAGAGTGGCGCCGAGACCTGAATCTCATCGACTCCCGAGGGTTGGCCCTTCTCATCATCAACTGCACCAAGCCCGCCAGTGCCCCCTTCAAGCAGTGGGTCGCCGAGGTGATCGAGACCGTTCAACGCGAGGGTTCCTACTCCCTTGACGAGACCGAGGTGCAGTGTGCCGGTCCGGGTGCTCAGATCGCGTACGCGATGCCGGAGCAGGTCGCGGGAGCCATCACCCGGCTTGCGGCGCACAGCCTTCAGGTGGACGAGGGGATTGCGGTCGCCCAACGCGAATCGCTCGCAGTGCAGAGAGAGATGCTGGAGGTTCAGCGGGCGACGCTCACCGCGCAACAGGCCATCGCCCAAGTCATGGAACGCATTGCGGACCGACTCGACGGCCTGACCCTCGACCGCCCAGTACCCACTGCGAGCCTTTCCGCGCAGCCGACCATCGAAGCCGTACTGGCCGACTGGCGGCAGCGGCTGTTCGGGACGCTGGACGTCTGA